Proteins encoded together in one Canis lupus familiaris isolate Mischka breed German Shepherd chromosome 25, alternate assembly UU_Cfam_GSD_1.0, whole genome shotgun sequence window:
- the GPC1 gene encoding glypican-1 isoform X1, with translation MEPRARGWWLLCAAAALAACARGDPASKGRSCSEVRQVYGAKGFSLSDVPQAEISGEHLRICPQGYTCCTSEMEENLANRSRAELETALLDSAHALQATLATQLQSFDDHFQQLLNESERALQDAFPGAFGELYTQGAKAFRDLYAELRLYYRGANLHLEDTLAEFWARLLERLFRQLHPQLLLPDDYLDCLGKQADALRPFGEAPRELRLRATRAFVAARAFVQGLGVAGDVVRKVAQVPLGPECSRAVMKLAYCAHCLGVPGARPCPDYCRNVLKGCLANQADLDAEWRNLLDSMVLITDKFWGPSGAESVIGGVHLWLAEAINALQDNRDILTAKVIQGCGNPKVNPQGSGPEEKRRQGKLVLQEKPPTGTLEKLVSEAKTQLRDAQDFWISLPGMLCSEKMAMSSASDDRCWNGMAKGRYLPEVMGDGLANQINNPEVEVDITKPDMTVRQQIMQLKVMTNRLRGAYSGNDVDFQDASDDSSGSGSGDSCPDDLCDRRVSKKSSSSRTTLTHALPGLSEREGQKTSAASCPQPCASLPLLLLSLVLSAARPTWR, from the exons GAGAGCACCTGCGGATCTGCCCCCAGGGCTATACCTGCTGTACCAGTGAGATGGAGGAGAACCTGGCCAACCGCAGCCGGGCCGAGCTGGAGACGGCCCTCCTGGACAGCGCCCACGCCCTGCAGGCCACCCTCGCCACCCAGCTGCAGAGCTTCGATG ATCACTTCCAGCAGCTGCTGAACGAGTCGGAGCGGGCGCTGCAGGACGCCTTCCCCGGCGCCTTCGGGGAGCTGTACACGCAGGGCGCCAAGGCCTTCCGGGACCTGTACGCCGAGCTGCGCCTCTACTACCGCGGCGCCAACCTGCACCTGGAGGACACGCTGGCCGAGTTCTGGGCCCGCCTGCTGGAGCGCCTCTTCAGGCAGCTGCACCCGCAGCTGCTGCTCCCCGACGACTACCTGGACTGCCTGGGCAAGCAGGCCGACGCGCTGCGGCCCTTCGGGGAGGCTCCGCGGGAGCTGCGCCTGCGGGCCACCCGCGCCTTCGTGGCGGCGCGAGCCTTCGTGCAGGGCCTGGGTGTGGCCGGCGACGTGGTCCGCAAGGTGGCCCAG gtgcccctgggcccTGAGTGCTCCAGGGCCGTCATGAAGCTGGCCTACTGCGCCCACTGCCTGGGGGTCCCCGGCGCCCGGCCCTGCCCCGACTACTGCCGCAACGTGCTCAAGGGTTGCTTGGCCAACCAGGCCGACCTCGACGCCGAGTGGAGGAATCTTCTGG ACTCCATGGTGCTCATCACCGACAAGTTCTGGGGCCCTTCCGGAGCAGAGAGCGTCATCGGCGGCGTGCATTTGTGGCTGGCCGAAGCCATCAACGCCCTCCAGGACAACAGGGACATCCTCACCGCCAAG GTCATCCAGGGCTGTGGGAACCCCAAGGTGAACCCTCAGGGCTCCGGACCCGAGGAGAAGCGGCGCCAGGGCAAGCTGGTGCTACAAGAGAAGCCTCCCACGGGCACGCTGGAGAAGCTG GTCTCGGAGGCCAAGACGCAGCTCCGCGACGCCCAGGACTTCTGGATCAGCCTCCCCGGCATGCTGTGTAGCGAGAAGATGGCCATGAGCAGCGCCAGCGATGACCGCTGCTGGAACGGcatggccaaaggcag GTACCTCCCAGAGGTGATGGGCGACGGCCTGGCCAATCAGATCAACAACCCCGAGGTGGAGGTGGACATCACCAAGCCCGACATGACCGTCCGCCAGCAGATCATGCAGCTGAAGGTCATGACCAACCGGCTTCGCGGCGCCTACAGCGGCAATGACGTGGACTTCCAGGACGCCA gcGACGACAGCAGCGGCTCGGGCAGCGGGGACAGCTGCCCGGACGACCTCTGTGACCGGAGGGTCAGCAAGAAGAGCTCCAGCTCGCGGACGACCCTGACGCACGCCCTCCCCGGCCTGTCGGAGCGGGAGGGCCAGAAGACGTCGGCCGccagctgcccccagccctgcgcGTCCCTGCCGCTGCTGCTCCTGTCCCTGGTCCTCTCGGCCGCCAGGCCCACGTGGCGGTAa
- the GPC1 gene encoding glypican-1 isoform X2 translates to MEENLANRSRAELETALLDSAHALQATLATQLQSFDDHFQQLLNESERALQDAFPGAFGELYTQGAKAFRDLYAELRLYYRGANLHLEDTLAEFWARLLERLFRQLHPQLLLPDDYLDCLGKQADALRPFGEAPRELRLRATRAFVAARAFVQGLGVAGDVVRKVAQVPLGPECSRAVMKLAYCAHCLGVPGARPCPDYCRNVLKGCLANQADLDAEWRNLLDSMVLITDKFWGPSGAESVIGGVHLWLAEAINALQDNRDILTAKVIQGCGNPKVNPQGSGPEEKRRQGKLVLQEKPPTGTLEKLVSEAKTQLRDAQDFWISLPGMLCSEKMAMSSASDDRCWNGMAKGRYLPEVMGDGLANQINNPEVEVDITKPDMTVRQQIMQLKVMTNRLRGAYSGNDVDFQDASDDSSGSGSGDSCPDDLCDRRVSKKSSSSRTTLTHALPGLSEREGQKTSAASCPQPCASLPLLLLSLVLSAARPTWR, encoded by the exons ATGGAGGAGAACCTGGCCAACCGCAGCCGGGCCGAGCTGGAGACGGCCCTCCTGGACAGCGCCCACGCCCTGCAGGCCACCCTCGCCACCCAGCTGCAGAGCTTCGATG ATCACTTCCAGCAGCTGCTGAACGAGTCGGAGCGGGCGCTGCAGGACGCCTTCCCCGGCGCCTTCGGGGAGCTGTACACGCAGGGCGCCAAGGCCTTCCGGGACCTGTACGCCGAGCTGCGCCTCTACTACCGCGGCGCCAACCTGCACCTGGAGGACACGCTGGCCGAGTTCTGGGCCCGCCTGCTGGAGCGCCTCTTCAGGCAGCTGCACCCGCAGCTGCTGCTCCCCGACGACTACCTGGACTGCCTGGGCAAGCAGGCCGACGCGCTGCGGCCCTTCGGGGAGGCTCCGCGGGAGCTGCGCCTGCGGGCCACCCGCGCCTTCGTGGCGGCGCGAGCCTTCGTGCAGGGCCTGGGTGTGGCCGGCGACGTGGTCCGCAAGGTGGCCCAG gtgcccctgggcccTGAGTGCTCCAGGGCCGTCATGAAGCTGGCCTACTGCGCCCACTGCCTGGGGGTCCCCGGCGCCCGGCCCTGCCCCGACTACTGCCGCAACGTGCTCAAGGGTTGCTTGGCCAACCAGGCCGACCTCGACGCCGAGTGGAGGAATCTTCTGG ACTCCATGGTGCTCATCACCGACAAGTTCTGGGGCCCTTCCGGAGCAGAGAGCGTCATCGGCGGCGTGCATTTGTGGCTGGCCGAAGCCATCAACGCCCTCCAGGACAACAGGGACATCCTCACCGCCAAG GTCATCCAGGGCTGTGGGAACCCCAAGGTGAACCCTCAGGGCTCCGGACCCGAGGAGAAGCGGCGCCAGGGCAAGCTGGTGCTACAAGAGAAGCCTCCCACGGGCACGCTGGAGAAGCTG GTCTCGGAGGCCAAGACGCAGCTCCGCGACGCCCAGGACTTCTGGATCAGCCTCCCCGGCATGCTGTGTAGCGAGAAGATGGCCATGAGCAGCGCCAGCGATGACCGCTGCTGGAACGGcatggccaaaggcag GTACCTCCCAGAGGTGATGGGCGACGGCCTGGCCAATCAGATCAACAACCCCGAGGTGGAGGTGGACATCACCAAGCCCGACATGACCGTCCGCCAGCAGATCATGCAGCTGAAGGTCATGACCAACCGGCTTCGCGGCGCCTACAGCGGCAATGACGTGGACTTCCAGGACGCCA gcGACGACAGCAGCGGCTCGGGCAGCGGGGACAGCTGCCCGGACGACCTCTGTGACCGGAGGGTCAGCAAGAAGAGCTCCAGCTCGCGGACGACCCTGACGCACGCCCTCCCCGGCCTGTCGGAGCGGGAGGGCCAGAAGACGTCGGCCGccagctgcccccagccctgcgcGTCCCTGCCGCTGCTGCTCCTGTCCCTGGTCCTCTCGGCCGCCAGGCCCACGTGGCGGTAa